The Numida meleagris isolate 19003 breed g44 Domestic line chromosome 20, NumMel1.0, whole genome shotgun sequence genome has a window encoding:
- the TTC34 gene encoding tetratricopeptide repeat protein 34, which produces MSPQGLAALLCREGDQHLAQQELPAATAFYVAAFSCSAPTALQKVNSLEKGLWEKVIATLEMWCRGKSQIPKIQSKNVAIASLRVEIAAVFLSTLSPDNVLSSVYKLEALLRRGCSEEVVSKCNVLLKAHPEYAVELLLLRALAWVLSGTQVRKGVADYIQVFVRHQAEAVAYVCTRQKEHLPQIIQAFSNFLSTYQKESPDGSSLDQWLGNCYAFLSAVAPGDVWICRVQAAYLFKKSKFEECVAVCSKALKGLSADSSLRDEKMLGLLLERAAACFFLGGRMQEMMQDLAEAFAATPDLAMKHFEELFSPPDTEKIEEQARTVLEVKFAAYREAVRAQTELRSNRCTELLPSVIQTVLFLLHISPGSKRELSVRLADCHLLHGHIRAALEICDQLLAAEQKTYYNTLLALRGFCALHTHDHQQALQDFQKVIEHESPHPNSCIKALCGRGLIRISGGSHYLTALDYITACQLKLEETIFTIKAYVPWNQRGLLLKVLQEEGQKMLQKKRDALGVYQLASLLMELDPSDEASRILCADALYQMGWVEEAHKLLSLALSRNPQRSPILARLALLQFKKGFMYDGNQLLKKVIKIGDTSCLLPIMDIFKDEDRKLMQTHCRSRALTILKNKREDADIKEAIAYLSFAIIASGGYAEDCLLIRAQCYGHLGQKKTAIFDFNAVLKEDPGNVHALSGRGLIYFALKQQKEAVQDLILALKAEAGMVIPAILSLKHEAQELIAQWLLQHGRTVLTELVATKDSSKEERTLRDLLVIAGALIKICNKAQYHTFYTDVLIVNGRYEEALVHLQEAFGHSPTDELASARLAVLQLKKRNVPAAAHSFSILAKKDERELEFLLNFVDAKQQQHLSQVAAQEGNVLIKGYHYKKALGYFTLAILTSKDNARYLRQRAACFMHLKKYDKALKDMEKVIEKHGCNSLRTRVQDHCSKGRLLLSVSEEEAAVQQYIEALQLDESTALCSIMNGSGSEHLAKTFHKIAQCSFEMQHYEEAWKITDYGLKIDRNNPELKRLKTRLKREASGCSIH; this is translated from the exons ATGTCACCACAGGGGCTCGCCGcgctgctctgcagagaaggggaCCAGCACCTcgcccagcaggagctgcccgcAGCCACGGCTTTCTATGTGGCCGCCTTCAGCTGCAGTGCCCCCACGGCTCTGCAGAAAGTGAACTCCTTGGAGAAGGGGCTCTGGGAGAAAGTGATAGCCACCTTGGAGATGTGGTGCAGGGGTAAGAGCCAGATTCCCAAGATCCAGAGCAAGAACGTGGCCATTGCGTCGCTCAGGGTGGAAATAGCGGCTGTCTTTCTCTCCACCCTAAGTCCTGACAACGTGCTGTCCTCAGTATATAAACTGGAGGCCCTGCTCAGGcgaggatgctcagaggagGTGGTGAGCAAATGCAACGTTCTGCTCAAGGCTCACCCAGAGTATGCAGtagaactgctgctgctgagggcgTTGGCATGGGTGCTGTCGGGGACACAGGTTAGGAAGGGAGTTGCGGACTATATCCAAGTGTTTGTGAGACATCAGGCTGAGGCAGTGGCTTATGTGTGTACCAGGCAAAAGGAACACCTGCCACAGATCATCCAGGCCTTCTCTAATTTTCTCTCAACGTATCAGAAGGAAAGCCCAGATGGCAGTTCCTTGGACCAGTGGCTGGGCAACTGCTATGCCTTCTTGTCTGCAGTGGCACCGGGTGATGTCTGGATTTGCAGAGTGCAGGCAGCTTACCtctttaagaaaagcaaatttgagGAGTGTGTGGCAGTTTGTAGCAAAGCCCTTAAGGGCTTGTCAGCGGATAGTAGTCTGAGAGATGAGAAAATGCTGGGTCTGCTCTTGGAACGGGCTGCCGCATGTTTCTTCTTGGGTGGCCGGATGCAGGAAATGATGCAGGATTTAGCAGAAGCCTTTGCAGCAACCCCTGACCTGGCAATGAAGCACTTTGAAGAGCTTTTCTCACCACCTGACACTGAGAAGATAGAAGAACAGGCTAGAACTGTCCTGGAAGTGAAGTTTGCAGCATACAGGGAGGCTGTGCGTGCTCAGACCGAACTCAGAAGCAATCGTTGTACTGAACTGCTCCCTTCTGTAATCCAGACGGTCCTGTTCCTCCTGCATATCTCCCCGGGGTCCAAACGTGAGCTCAGCGTCCGGCTGGCAGACTGCCATCTCCTGCATGGACACATCAGAGCTGCTTTGGAGATCTGTGACCAGCTCCTGGCAGCGGAGCAGAAAACTTATTACAATACTCTCCTAGCACTGCGAGGATTCTGCGCCCTCCATACTCATGATCATCAGCAGGCCCTGCAGGACTTTCAAAAGGTCATTGAGCATGAGTCCCCACATCCTAACAGCTGCATTAAAGCCTTGTGTGGCCGTGGGCTTATCCGGATTTCTGGTGGCAGCCATTACTTGACAGCCCTGGATTATATCACAGCTTGCCAGTTAAAGCTAGAAGAAACCATCTTCACCATCAAGGCCTATGTGCCATGGAACCAAAGAGGACTGCTGCTAAAGGTTCTCCAGGAAGAGGGACAGAAGATGCTCCAGAAGAAGAG ggaTGCCCTTGGGGTTTACCAGCTGGCTTCTCTCTTGATGGAACTGGATCCTTCTGATGAAGCATCACGGATCCTTTGTGCTGATGCTCTGTACCAGATGGGCTGGGTAGAAGAAGCTCACAAGCTGCTCTCACTGGCACTCTCCAGAAATCCACAAAGATCTCCCATCCTGGCTAGACTTGCACTTCTGCAATTTAAGAAAGGTTTCATGTATGATGGCAATCAG CTGCTAAAGAAAGTGATCAAAATTGGGGATACCTCCTGCCTCCTGCCAATCATGGacattttcaaggatgaagatCGGAAGCTGATGCAAACTCACTGCCGTTCCAGGGCACTGACCATCTTGAAGAACAAACGGGAAGATGCTGACATAAAAGAGGCCATTGCTTATCTTTCTTTTGCCATCATTGCTTCAG GTGGCTATGCTGAAGATTGCCTTCTCATCAGGGCTCAATGTTACGGGCACCTCGgtcagaagaaaactgctatTTTTGATTTTAATGCTGTCTTAAAGGAGGACCCTGGCAATGTGCATGCTCTCAGTGGACGAGGCTTAATTTACTttgctctgaagcagcagaag GAGGCAGTGCAAGATTTGATCCTGGCGCTGAAGGCAGAGGCAGGAATGGTAATCCCAGCAATCCTGTCTTTAAAGCACGAAGCCCAAGAGCTGATCGCTCAGTGGCTCCTTCAGCACGGCAGGACTGTGCTAACTGAGCTTGTTGCTACTAAAGACtcttcaaaggaagaaagaaccCTCAGGGACCTTCTTGTGATTGCAGGAGCACTAATAAAAATTTGCAACAAGGCACAATATCACACCTTCTATACAGATGTTTTGATTGTAAATG GAAGGTATGAAGAGGCCCTTGTTCACCTTCAGGAGGCATTTGGCCACTCCCCCACCGATGAGCTGGCCAGTGCAAGACTGGCTGTGTTGCAGCTGAAGAAGAGGAACGTGCCAGCGGCTGCTCACTCCTTCAGCATCCTAGCTAAGAAAGATGAAAGGGAGCTGGAGTTTCTGCTGAACTTTGTAGATGCTAAGcaacagcagcatctctctcag GTAGCAGCCCAAGAAGGAAATGTTCTGATTAAAGGATATCACTATAAGAAGGCTCTTGGTTACTTTACCCTGGCTATCTTGACAAGCAAAGATAACGCGAGATACCTCCGACAGAGGGCTGCTTGCTTTATGCACCTGAAAAAATATGACAAAGCTTTAAAAGATATGGAGAAAGTGATTGAGAAGCATGGCTGTAACAGTCTTAGAACACGAGTTCAGGACCACTGCTCAAAAGGACGCCTGCTATTGTCAGtgtcagaggaagaagcagcagttcAACAGTATATTGAGGCACTGCAATTGGATGAATCCACGGCATTGTGCAGCATCATGAACGGCTCTGGTAGTGAACATTTAGCAAAAACTTTTCATAAGATTGCACAATGCAGTTTTGAAATGCAGCATTATGAAGAGGCCTGGAAAATCACAGATTATGGCCTTAAAATTGATCGAAATAATCCTGAACTTAAGAGGCTGAAAACAAGACTCAAGCGAGAGGCATCAGGCTGTAGCATACATTAA